The genomic stretch ctgtttctggctttaaagctcataattcTGCGAATTaacacacagtgcaaatcatatagaggaatagagagacagaacaggcaatcccgagacttgccaatcaggaatggtggaaagtCGGATCGAGTtagattgttccagctgggattggtgatagcacgtataatagcttcagggattctggtcattgcattatgctgtaaggaagtcaataagggacaatgaaaatataaggaaagggaaggacgctgagaggaaaccaggattagtaaagacaaagaaaGATATAAAACACGTTATCAACaggtaatgtaacccataaaaaaaACCTGTGGGATAGGTTGAcatgtggaccctggttaattcagcttctgaaaagggtttatgtttcattcattcgaTAGAGGAAAACATGTGTTtcgtattattagggagagagagacagatttcactgagcaacagctggtgttttgcgacAAACCAGGCTTCGATATTCATAACAGAATtgattagaaatattgtttggaTAAGAAAAGTCAAGAACTGGTGGTTTATAATCACCGTAGCCAGGCcgcaatgcttctaaatgtgttgctgatgtaaacttgtgtctctggtCTCTGCAGTAGCCGAGACTACCATATTGGGCAATgccggctccagtttgataagaaaacagtctataaatgtaagctttttcctttgtttgTTAGCGTGGAGATACTcgtgcctggttacacgtgctccatctgtgactatactccacttgtaaattgattataaacaagattgaattcgttactactcaagtgaacaaacagaagtttgttttaaatcaacacttggttcttttttttaagtttggaacttcaaaacttccttcggaattaaaaattcgttaaaacagcagaaatcattcgtaaagctatcattattgaccttgaataaaacatagcttagttaatttcaataactccaatttaatttAGATTAATATTTTATGAACTAAATACAATACAGTGcagaaaaaataaaacaaaatagcacatgcttacagaacacagtaaattacatcattgttaccttcaggtgcttttaaggaaagataaacttcctatagagggagtgcaatgaagattcaccagactgattcctgggatgggcggattgtcctatgagagattgagtagaccaggcctatattctccaacgtttagaagaatgagaggtgagaggcgacacccacatcccatgaacgaatgtttaaaaagagatgaggaatttaaatttgatcaaggacaccagccaaattaatagagacactccctgtccttcaggacctgtgtccaggggagaaactgatgggtttatctgatcatctttgagtTAAATGTTGTGTTCTTCGAGCTGAGCAGCccatgtcagcatcaaacactctccagtcaggcacaacacaggtcagatacacagtgaacccatcggtcgctccctgacacagatactgagggacagggagtgtccgggacactgacatttctcactcaataaggtataaattgatcctgtacctctccccattgatCCTGGGCTCCACatggctcgaatcctgctcctgtttcccttcctgtaacagcactgagctcaacccagcccataatgagcagtgctcagggagggtggttgctcggcactgcagtgatgtcataaagcagagccattcagcccagctggtcctctccttgtccctttcaaggtggagagctgggacattctgtctcaacacacatccccctgttcatactgagttcccggggaaggcccaaggcccagagtgtggaacacaaccaagggggaaagaggaggagagaaggggaggtaaatcaaggagtggagactgagggccaccaagcttcagttttggaGCTtggagacttcaggagggatcagtgagttctgtagtttcaggatccagggagagaacaaggaacaGATGGGGaggctggtgtggattccagcacagtgaggatgtagggggagggagattgtgtcgggccgtgtattagggatgtaggagggacaagagaggaaaggtcagaggagcaattactgcagcagtgtccatcaatagtgagagagagaaggtggaggtCAGattgggccctggacaggccggtaaactgtttgtttgctgtgaccagctttccttctgtcacaaatagcctcctgtcacccagtgacacaaacagcgcattaaacgccaccaatgtcctttcgtctggagaggtctccctttgtgaaacatcggctgttgttaaagcttctcattctgactcgctcacagtgagacagtatccactgtcccttttattccatgggcttcatctttgctggtattggtaacacgcccgggatcactaaacacaaaacccagtctgtcaatcactttcagctgctggacttagcgtgtgccccacaacatctctctcaccttcaatgtgtgaatagggcatcacgcctgcaaagctggttaagtttatatccaggcagaaaatctatttaagaaaagcctgtaggccaatgaaacactgttcaggtgccaatgtgctgctggtttgtccggaattttgcctgtaatggaaaataactgatcatttctcccagtgtaacctttgctgcaaTGAAATATGTATTGTAATAAGCCTCAgggccttgctcatgtctgctgcaattgtgtagcaaGGTGATGTGTGAagagatggtgtttgtatggagatgtgaagcaaggaaacggtatctgtgtgtggcagtgacacagccttgtggtcacaggcagaaccatgcaccgttacccttgtgcttatggtttgagcagggttaattcatgaatgctcaagctaagtggtgccagggattgggagcagcggcagtaaataaaatctaaatgtaaattccgatgtagtttatcttcaattattcctattttaatagcttttgctgaatgtgtcccatgccaagtgccaggatattggatcaggcccaccctagaaaatgagtttgacaccttgaggtagacaatgtcaaccagattcccccatccaccaacctaacaacttctttacagactcaagctagtttgtaagacgtgaccttgttttccggaatccatgttcagtatctctaatggccccttcactttccccatgatggaaaacagcatctctctggatcccttcaagcaccttcccagtgatcaaggtaacgttgatgggccttcagtttccGAGCTCTGGCTTGtgcacaattgaaaaatgggaactacatgtgctaccttccaatctcagggaacaacccatgaatctaCTGATCTGTTGGCGATATGAGCAAGAGGCTGGCAGAGCTCCCATCCTATCTCTTTTagaacccttgggtggatatcatccgcaccttacactgtcaagattaacccgcacgggttgctgtcagtgaagagagatgagaaagaacaAAGTGCCATTTTCCCatctcagtatgaccctgaaggactgtgtccatgctgaagttcttcacccatatgatcctccccccagattgtcctctctgagctccagccaggtgatgctaaacactcgggtgggaaagagaaaagcctgcagcaatgtgttgaaagcaaaatgaatttatttgtctatatcccgaATATTACAGGAGttttcatcagcggaaacaaaccccaactgtcagaatgaacatggttcagtcgggttgtgattaacagcagcaataacagcataatccaacccctataatcatttgtgaactcgctggtgcctcaacaggtgggatgactgagtgaatcccttcccacactcagagcaggtgaatggcctctccccggtgtgaattctcTGGTGTGCCAACAGGTTGGATGActcattgaatcccttcccacactcagagcagctgaacggcctctccccagtgtgaattcgctggtgtgtcagcaggacggatgactgaatgaatcccttcccacacacggaacaggtgaacggcttctccccagtgtgaattcgctgatgtatcagcaggttggctgactgagtgaatccctcctgacactcagagcaggtgaacggcctctccccagtgtgaactcgctggtgtgtttccagctgggacgggtagttgaaacgtttcccacagtccccacatttacacagtttctccccagtgtgactgcgcttgtgtctctccagtttggatgatcggctgaagccttgtccacacgcagagcatgtgtacactttctccccacaatgaacagtgctttttgcatccatagctgctggatgatattccattcccgatgaatcgagtgacttcgtcagatgttaatgtgatgtttgagcctccggtcgataaatcctccacttttaataccctgtaaagtgaatttcattcATGAAAAGGGTGGATGAGAGATAACCCACACAAacacaaaggcactttgagaaattgagcttaatgaacttggtaatTTCTGGCACCAGCACTAGAAATAGTAGCCACGGAAGCtgccagtttgtggtaaaacctaactggttcattaatgtccctcAGGAAAGAGAACCCACCTCCATTGAgagccccacatggggaattgttggtcccactgggcccagaattactggggttgaaacccagcagcttctcctccatctccactccagctcaaacagatgcaacaaacagacccacacaggaggccaggtatccaaagcgtctttctaacatttgcagcatagttgagaggcgatttattctaaATTGCCCTAGATTTGTAGACTTGAGATTCTAGATTTTGCTTTGTAccggaatccaggtcagcgattgtAGCATGGACaggatcatcatagaaacatagaaacatagaaaataggtgcaggagtaggccattcagcccttctagcctgcaccgccattcaatgagttcatggctgaacatgaaacttcagtacccccttcctgctttctcgccataacccttgatcccccgagtagtaaggacttcatctaactcccttttgaatatatttagtgaattggcctcaactactttctgtggtagagaattccacaggttcaccactctctgggtgaagaagtttctcctcatctcggtcctaaatggcttaccccttatcctcagactgtgacccctggttctggacttccccaacattgggaacattctttctgcatctaacctgtctaaacccgtcagaattttaaacgtttctatgagatcccctctcattcttctgaactccagtgaatacaagcccagttgatccaatctttcttgataggtcagtcccgccatcccgggaatcagtctggtgaaccttcgctgcactccctcaatagcaagaatgtccttcctcaagttaggagaccaaaactgtacacaatactccaggtgtggcctcaccaaggccctgtacaactgtagcaacacctccctgcccctgtattcaaatcccctcgctatgaaggccaacatgccatttgctttcttaacggcccaggtacagcaggtggtgcggcaagcagcagaggagtggtgaggtccaGGTGGAGTAGCGCCGGGAGATCGGGGCTGAGAGATTGTGGCCTACAAGGCCGAGAGTTCgaggctgagagattggggccaaggagaaggaagagttcggggctgagagattgggtCCAAGGAGAGGAaagagttcggaatggagagattggggccaaggagaagtGAGTGTTCAGGGAGGAGAGATTGTGGCCAAggagagatgagagttcagggcggagagattggggcccaggagaggtgagggatcggggcggtgagattggggcccacaagcaGCGAGAGTTCTGGACGGTgagattgggccccacgagaggcgagagttcagtgggggaagagattggggcccacgaaaggcgagagttcggggcggagatattgggccccacaagagacaggagtttggggtgaagagattggggccacaagaggcgcgagttcggggcccgggataggcaagggcccagggacagcatgggccagaccacactgcgatctatgggcagTAGGAGTATGTGCACCAGGTCTGCGCAGAAGAACttggtttccagtcatcttggttaacccttcccactggaccaagacctcgtaatgttcagcccgtgtggtggctggtatgcaacggacacacgcgttaaaagaatccacgcacaggcatctccctccCTTCAATatgtcgttcgggacctggaatatcaggtctcatattgaaacatctgtgaactcatcacgttttggtgtggaagtgggtcatcctcgattcaagggactgcctaatattatACTGTACAGGAGaccagggagtgacttccgcatccagcacccaccctgatacagagcggctgggaattgctgggcatgCTGTATTTCATGGTATGGGGGAGGCACTGCCCCTGGGATTTGCTGGTGTCGGGCCCGGAGGCTTTGACACGCAGGCTGAGAGCCgcaatcggtgttgcccgggacctgagagccacacccggtgttgcccggggcccgagagccacactcggtgttgcccggggcctgagagccgcactctatGATGCATGCGACCTGCTGCATGAGGCCTGGGAGCCACAATCGGTGCTGcccgggactgagagtcacacttggtgttgcctggtgcctgagagccacacttggtgatgctgatgccatgctcgctccaatcagtccacgggagcctctccgcacaggggcATACTCTCCAGGGACCAGGCCTACCCACGTtgcccccctgctgatggagatagggcgtattcggagcactctgggtaagatcatTCACCATTGTCACGGAGagtacggcacaggaggccatgcagcccatcctgtctgtgccggctctttggtggagctgttcaatgagtctcactcctctgctctttacccattgctggatatatttttcccagcaagtatttatccaattcccttttaaaagttacaattcaatCCACCACCCTTTAAGACCGTGCAATCTGGATTAGAACAATTTGCtgagtaacaaatgatcccacatctcacctctcgttattttgccaaacatctgaagtctgactcctctggttaccttccctaatgccactagaaacactttctccatatttactctaccTAAATCGTTCATAAATTTGTACATCTCCATGAAATCTCCTTtaaccctttcctgctctctggagaaaccttcagcaggctctccacatcacggaattCCCATtctccctggcaccattccttctgcaccttctctaaaagcttgccatcattatgaaagtttggagcccaaacttgaacacaattctccagctgaggcctaaccagtgttttataaaggtttagcaaattaaacatcaaatgctgatatttctctgatggggtttaaaaggcgaggtccatctagtcagttggatgtgtcaatgagactgtgaacctaaagaagtgcatttagagtgcagagccagggacatgctgtgtaaccgggcgcaaacactcctgcatagcccacacatcacttgtttcccatttggcatcaaagtaatgtgttaattgcaacaattcatttgatttgatttcaaatagtttaggatagaaattgaatcatgtttctatgatttttccaaaactcagattcaaggcctcaatttttctcttcatctgtgtgcagtcacaggattccaaacctgagactgtacattgggattccaattctgggactgcacatggggattcgaaccctgggagagtacttgggcattctaacactgggagagtacagggggattctaaccctgggaccatacatgggggttctaacccaggcactgtaaatggggattctaaccctgggactggaaatggggattttatccctgggcgagcatgtgggcattctaaccctaggagagtacatggggaatctaaacctgggactgtacatggggattctaacactgggaatgtacatggcgtccaggcattcgggcccccttcagagatgactgagcctctacttccccgcagtgctccaggtgtggtctagccagggctttgtgcagcttcaGTCGGATGGCAGCACCCATAGAACAGTATGGAGGCAGGTAGCgtactactgactttcattttaaacttttaatcaacttgggaaaacttttaaaacttcaagagaaacgtttaaacaacttggggaaacttttaaaacctctggaaaaaattttaaataacttgggaaaccttttttaaaactccgggagaaacttttaaaacttctgaagaaacttttaaacaacgtggaggaacctttaagaataattttattttaaaaatgttttattaagcaattgaatactgtaccccaatctaaatagaaaatagtttggtgtgcttTATTAGCATAATTTTCAGCCATTTGAAACCAGGTTACTCACGATGGCGccagcaagcaggtgtgcctccgaccaggcgaccacaacatcacccggcccctcctgcggcgggcctacatccctccagcggcgggttttcgtccctccagcagcgggcctacatccctctcctcatcgacggctggacctccccttccccactggtggcctggctatgattctttcaccctcctactccttgctgacctcccacttggaactccagcagacaactgactaactaatgcctgcccccaaccaagcctcggaccacttaccaacaagggtgctactcagcgccgagcttgcagccaacatttcaccttaggcaattaggctcatacagaagtgcctggtctccagtcgtcttggatcccttgccactgtaccaagaccttgctcagctatgccaccccacgttaaaagaactcacacacaggcatcttccactccgttaacatgaagttcgggacctgaaacgacaggactcccattggacaggccagaatgccgcaccaccatagttgcccgggaacttagaagctttgacatcgacatcgccaccctaagcgagatccagcagccaggggaaggccagctcaaggaacaagatggaggttacagctttttctggaaaagaataccagaggaagaacgctaccttcgccatcaaaatgagctggtcgacagccGCAAAGACACCCCCTGTGGAGTTAACGAACGCCTCTTGacgcttcaactcaccctatcccggaaccaatgcaccacagtcatcggtgcgtatgGCCCAACACTGgaagcaatggatgagaccaaagaggatttttattccaacctcgaaacatccctgtcctgtgtccccgcaggtgacaaactgattctcctcggtgacttcaatgccagggtcggcaaagatgcagccctctggggaggcgtgattggcagtgagggggtagggaaagccaactccagcagtatcctactcctgacaaaatatctagaacatgaacttctcatcaccaacactttgttccgccagaaggaaaaatacaaggcatcgtggcaacacccttgctccaaatgctggcacctgctcgactatgtcatcgtccgagccagggatcgcaagggtgtgcgcatcacccatgtaatgacaggagctgatgactgttggccggacgaccgcctgactcatcatcgacattaaccccaaagtggaggggacagcagaagcagtgccacaagaaagtcaatgccggggcactgaaagacccagctaagacagccctatacagccaacgcttcacagctaacctgacgtgccttgatgacgctgagatgctgaatgcccacagttcttggtctgccctccaggcctcataaccagtgcctgtgaagagacacttggtcagtcaaccagaacacacgaggactggtttgatgagaatgatcagagatCCAAGAATTTTTATTTCTGAGGTTCAAGCaaaaacccaactcaggagcagcaaagcaacactacaggtggctcaaagctgaggtccaacaaaaaacctggcacctaaagaaggtagtggatggagaaagcacaggagatacaataactggccaacagccatgatgtgcgaggattcttcatatcagtcaaggccacctac from Pristiophorus japonicus isolate sPriJap1 chromosome 23, sPriJap1.hap1, whole genome shotgun sequence encodes the following:
- the LOC139235567 gene encoding zinc finger protein 239-like, translating into ACGQGFSRSSKLERHKRSHTGEKLCKCGDCGKRFNYPSQLETHQRVHTGERPFTCSECQEGFTQSANLLIHQRIHTGEKPFTCSVCGKGFIQSSVLLTHQRIHTGERPFSCSECGKGFNESSNLLAHQRIHTGERPFTCSECGKGFTQSSHLIMSFKARNREHIVFYVWNDATGFILQRQSCLQISCVVMMYQNQRLAPMHVFLGGFKLK